The bacterium DNA segment AGGATAAAGCTTGTCACAATCGGTGAGGGAGTAACAATGTTACTTCCTCACCCGTTTTTACTCCACCTCCATTACTTTCAAACTCTCAATCCCTCTATCATCCACGATCTTTACCGCTATCCGGTTATGCTTGCCCGGCTCAAAGGGCAGTGAGATCGTGCCGCGATAGGCTTCGATCAAGTCTTCGTCTATCTCGGCTTTCAGATTTCGTGCGAGACGTGACCAGCCTTCATTCTCAGCGGCCATCGGAAAAAATACCTGACGTGGAAATAAACTGCGCCCATCGTAATCCGTATCAAGCAGCCACATGGCAATACGTTCGTTTCCGCCGGAATCAATCGTTCCGGTTTTGGTGTTGTAATAATCAAATCCAAGAACATCGACTTGATAGTTTCCTTTGGCGTCACCCGATTTGATCTTCGACAATTTCACATCCGGCTGACCGATAAGCCAGAAGCTTTCACTGCTGGAACGTTTTTTTCTCAGATCGTCCGTAAGTAGATCGGCATTCATCTGAACTTTCAGAAAAAGCATGCCCGCTTTTTGTGCATCGGTTTCGTCAATATCTTTGGCGGCTTCGGGATCGAACTGGAATGCGGCAAATACAACCAGATCCGGTTTCGGTTTTAATGTGCTGGCTTCTTCCCAGGCAAGTTCCACCTGCCGCTGTTCCAGCGGGCCGTGCTCCGGGCCAAATGAAATGACGACGCGCTGAATTGCTTTGTATTCCTTGATCGTTTCGCGAACAGAATCGGAACCTTTGTCATTCGTCTTTGTTTCCGCTTCGGCGTGAAGCCATCGCGTGCCCGACATAGCTTCTACACGCGAGAAAAGAATATATTGGCCGTTTTTCCCGCGTATGCCCGATTTGAGCAATTCGTCGCGCCACTCACGCTGACGTAATGTTTCACCGGAACGTGCAATGGTCGTATCAGCTTCCTGCTTAGATGATTCTATTGCACCGATAGCTTCTAACGCTTTTACAACAGGCGCCGGTACCGCTTCCACAGTGAACGGCCCTGTTACTCTTTCTTTTTTGGAATCTGCGATTGGTTGATCGTAGAAATAAATCTCGTCTGGCTGTAAATTGTTTGCAAGTGTTTCTAATTTTATTCTTTTGGAAGATCTATATCTAAAACCACTTCCTACACCCTCGTTAGGATGAGCAAATTCGTAATATTCAAAATTTGCCGTCATTAATCTTTGCTTTGCCAATGCAATAGCAATTCGTGAAGTATCACATGTAATCCATCGTCTTCCCCATTGCTCGGCAACAAATGCCGTTGTTCCGCTTCCACAAGTAATATCAAGAACCAAATCTCCGGGCATACTTGTTAAGAGCATACATCGCTGTATTGGCAATTCATCAGTTTGCACGGCATAGACTGGGAACTGTTCTGCAAGAGTATCATCCCAAAGGTTATTTAAGATTTGATATGGGAAATCACTATAAAATATTTTATAAGGACGTGTTGGGCTAGTACCAACTAGACGATTTAATTCAGCTAACCTCTTCATCCCTTGTGGATTCGCTTTCCACTCATGCCCGCTTGGTGGATGTAAAGTTTTAGCTTCAAATTTTATCGGTTCTGTGTATTTAGGTTCTTTGCTTTTTTTGGAAGCTGAATGAGTTCTGAAAACTTTTGATAAATCTAGATTGGGGTTTTGAATATCCGCCTCTGTTATATTCCTAACTTCACCTTTGTCTTGATAAAACCTGAATTCACCTCGAAGCTGTTCTTCTTTATTTGATGGCACATACAACGGGTTTACTTTCACCTTTTCAATATCTTTTGCAAACCAAATTATATAATCAAATAGTTCAAATAGTCCCTTACCAAATCTTGAAAGGAATGAAGCTCTCTTTTTAAAAGGAATAATATTTACACAATTATCGTAACCGAAAATTTCATCCATCACTGCTTTAACGAGGTGCAAATTATTGTCATTGATTTGAACAAAAATACTCCCGGATTCATCCAACATGTTTCTTGCTAATAAGAATCTATCTCTAAGGTAAGTTAAATATGAATGAATACCCAATTCCCATGTATCACGGAATGCTTTTATCATTTCAGGTTCAGCAGTCAAGTCTTCGTCTTTTCCATCTTCGACATTTTTTTTATTAACGAAGGGCATAAAATTACTTCCATATTTAATTCCGTACGGCGGGTCGAAGTAGATCATTTGCACTTGTCCGCCGAGGCCCTCTTTTTCGAGGAGTGAATTCATCACAAGCAAAGAGTCGCCTGCTATCAGGCGGTTGCTCCAGTTATGCCGGTGCTTATAGAAATCAATCGCGTCCCGCAGGGGCGGGTTTTCGTCCTTGCTACTGAATAGCGACATCTGTTCGTAGTTCGATCCGTTCTTGTTTCGCACCGCTTCGATGATCGAGCGCGGGTCTATTCGTTCGTGGACATGCAGCGACACCGTAGGAATTTCAAAAGATGTGTGTTCCGCCTTGCCCGCCCATACAAGCTGTGGATCAAGATGCGGATCGTATTGGTACGTTTTTTTTGGTTGTCCCTGCTTGACATCCGGATCGGTATCCGGCGTGACGAGACCTACCGGCGGATTATTGACCCGCTGTTTGTCCTTGTGTTCGTATTGCTCGATAGGCTTTTTCTTGGCGGGGGATTTAGTTTTTCGTTTTTGCATATTCGGGATAGAATTAATATTTGTGAGTTTTCTGTTTGGTCAGAAAACAGTCGGTTTCTTGTTTGGATATTTTCTTGGGAGACACGATTAGGCTCCACGATAGGTGCATCCACAATTGCTTACGAAAAAAATTAGCGATATTTACGGGCATACGCAAGATAAATTCAAATTGAAATCATGATTGGGGTTTTTCAGATCCTGAAGTCATCCAAATGAGGAATCAAAAATCTAGCATTGCAGAGATATGGATAAGATACTAAATCGAAAAAAATAAATATCGCACATTGCTTGATTATCTGCTCATGGTGTTGCTAATTTAAAGGAGGTTCGGAAGTCACAAAGCAATGAAAGACTTATTATTATGAAATCAGCCAGTAGAAAGCTATTTCGACTCAGTCAAGGTGAACTCGACTTCGCAAAGATCAGATCGTTTTGGAATTTGGCACGCAATGAACATTTAATGCATGGTAACGCTGAAGTTCCAGAAGGTCAAATATTATACTTCACGGAAAAAAATGAACTATTTATGTCAATCTTGGATTCAGATGGTTCTGACGAGATAGTTCTTTCAAACATACCGAGGAAGGCTCGTTCCCTCATTGGAGACCTTTACGTTTATTTTGTAAAGACATATGGATCCATCCTTGTGAAAATGGGGAGACAATCAGAATTACAAGGGCATTTGAATCAATGGTTCAAGTTATTTTTGATGCTTAGTGCGGAACAAATGAGAAATCTGCATTATGGTAAAACTTATGATCTATTTTGGCAAGAATGCATGAAGTCCCTCGAACCAAAGATGGTAAACAAAAAGGGCAAACCAAAAAAGAATATATCTGCTACATTGGAAGTTATTGCAATGGCTCTGAGAGAGTTGTCAGTGGTCCGCAAGCTTAAGAGCTTTCGCGAAGCATATGTCTGGGCAGAAGATGAGCTCTTGGAAAATGGCCGCCCTTTCAGCTGGGAACAACTTGAAAAAGCTGCAAACAATGTCACTTCAAAAATTGCAGAAGCTGAATTCGCCGAAGACAATTCAAAAATAATTAGCTTTGTTTTATCTGAAATTAGTAAGATCAAATAAATAAATAGTTTATAGTATTTTTCCCTACCTCTTTTCTACCTTTTTAACCTCCATCCTATACCTTTTTACAAACACTCGCTACCTCACGACAAATTGTTTCGATTCAACAGTGACCGTAAATTAACCTCAGCAGATACGGAAATGAAGGTGTTTATGAAAGTACAATTATTTGCATCATAGACATGCGCGACGTCGATCTGTGCTTTTACAGAGATTGGAGAGTAAAGCAGTAATGGAATATAAACAATTAAAGGATAATGATTATGGAATCGACCGATGTTTTAGGGAGTAGCATAGGACCGGCCCCTGATGAAAACCTATTGGACTCCTTAGTTGATGATCTAAAACAAGGCCGAATACGAGTCAACGAAATAGCCCTCTATTTGCAAAGCGTACTACGCCTCATCTATAAGGGATCGTCAAACTACTGCTATGATGAAAAGACCGGTATTTGGATTGTGGCCGAAGTGCACATCATCAACAACAGGATTGCAGATTTTTTGACCCTCTATTCTCCAACCAGAGCAGATAACATTCGCATTAATGACATACGGAGGCGCCTGTTTGACATTGTAAGAGAAAGGCACCAATACTACCCAAAATCCGAAAAAACACGGTTTGTCAATTTTAGAAATAAATTATATGACATTGAGACCGAAGGCGTATATCCGCATATCCCTGATATCTATTCATTTTTTCAACTGCCCGTTGACTTTGACCGTAAAGCCACCTGCCCTATGTGGCTCGAATTTATTGATTTTGTCACAGAGGGTGATCTGGAAGTTGCCCGGCTCTTACGTAATTTTGTTGGTCTGATCCTTTCTGAGCGAACTGATATACAACACTATCTCCATATCATCGGTAGTGGAGGTACTGGCAAATCTACGTTTGCAAAGACAATTCACCAACTCATTGGACGAGAACAAACGGCCATCCTGGATTTCGGAAACGAACGTGACAACTTTTCCCTATCTGCTATCGAAGGCAAGAAGTTCTTATTCGTTGATGAATTTGAGTATCCGCGTTTGTCACCCCAAGCGGAAGGCCATATTAAATCGCTTGCTTCCTTCGGGCCTGTTCGGGTAAACCAGAAATACAAGAACGCTCTTGAAATCTACAATAGAGGCAGACTAATCATCTGTTCAAATAATTTCCCCTTGATCTCTGATGCATCAAACGCACTGTTCAGGAGATTATTACTGGTTAAATTTGAAAAGACAATTCCTCGCGACTCGCAGACCAAATGGTTCTCCGATACGAACGCATTCCAAAAAGAACTGCCAGGAATAGCCCTTTGGGCTCTTGAAGGGTTAAAAGAGGTCGAAGCTTTGGGTTCAGCGGCCCTTGCATTGCCTGACAAAGTAATCGAGTGGATCGAGGAAATAAAAAATGACGCTAACCCAGTGATGCGCTGGGTTCAAGATTGTTGTGATTTCGTAACTGATCAGAAAACACCAACCGAAGCCTTGTATAAAAGCTACAGTGATTGGTTTATCAGAGAAGGTATGCACAGTCAATTCAGATCAAGCAAGAATAGTTTTAGTAAGAAACTGAAACAGGCTTTCCCCAGCAAGATTCAGTCTGATACGGACGGAAACTCACGGGGCTACAAAGGAATAACACTCAAAATTAAACCAATTTCTTAACATGTGCTGTAACATAAAAACATGTATTAATTCTGAAGTTAGAATTTACACGAAACCGCTGGTCATGGTGACCTAAATGACGTGTAAATATCAAATTATTGAGAGCTATGAACTTATTACTTACAGGACAGCTAAAAAGAATCGCCTATGAAAAGTAGAAATTTAGCCAAAATGTAGTTGAAGAAAACTCAAAGAAAGGAACAGATATATGACACTAACACAAGATCTCCGCTATCCGTATTCTTTTACCATCTCAGTAAAGGTCGAGTCAGACCTATATGAAATTATCATGGTGTGCTATGACAGGGACCGATTGACATTAAGTGGCTACCTCAGAGAAGTTTTGAACAACTTCTTTTTGGGAAAGACAAAAGCCAATTTAGAGCGTTATCAACTCTACATGGGTCACTTCCATCAGGTATTGAAAAAACAAATCGTCTTCTGTGTTGACCGAAATGTGAATGAAAAACTCATAAAGTGCTCACA contains these protein-coding regions:
- a CDS encoding site-specific DNA-methyltransferase, with amino-acid sequence MQKRKTKSPAKKKPIEQYEHKDKQRVNNPPVGLVTPDTDPDVKQGQPKKTYQYDPHLDPQLVWAGKAEHTSFEIPTVSLHVHERIDPRSIIEAVRNKNGSNYEQMSLFSSKDENPPLRDAIDFYKHRHNWSNRLIAGDSLLVMNSLLEKEGLGGQVQMIYFDPPYGIKYGSNFMPFVNKKNVEDGKDEDLTAEPEMIKAFRDTWELGIHSYLTYLRDRFLLARNMLDESGSIFVQINDNNLHLVKAVMDEIFGYDNCVNIIPFKKRASFLSRFGKGLFELFDYIIWFAKDIEKVKVNPLYVPSNKEEQLRGEFRFYQDKGEVRNITEADIQNPNLDLSKVFRTHSASKKSKEPKYTEPIKFEAKTLHPPSGHEWKANPQGMKRLAELNRLVGTSPTRPYKIFYSDFPYQILNNLWDDTLAEQFPVYAVQTDELPIQRCMLLTSMPGDLVLDITCGSGTTAFVAEQWGRRWITCDTSRIAIALAKQRLMTANFEYYEFAHPNEGVGSGFRYRSSKRIKLETLANNLQPDEIYFYDQPIADSKKERVTGPFTVEAVPAPVVKALEAIGAIESSKQEADTTIARSGETLRQREWRDELLKSGIRGKNGQYILFSRVEAMSGTRWLHAEAETKTNDKGSDSVRETIKEYKAIQRVVISFGPEHGPLEQRQVELAWEEASTLKPKPDLVVFAAFQFDPEAAKDIDETDAQKAGMLFLKVQMNADLLTDDLRKKRSSSESFWLIGQPDVKLSKIKSGDAKGNYQVDVLGFDYYNTKTGTIDSGGNERIAMWLLDTDYDGRSLFPRQVFFPMAAENEGWSRLARNLKAEIDEDLIEAYRGTISLPFEPGKHNRIAVKIVDDRGIESLKVMEVE